The following proteins come from a genomic window of Maribacter sp. HTCC2170:
- a CDS encoding TfoX/Sxy family protein has translation MAYDEDLEKRLDAALNVFQKSISNYLSKKKMFGGLAIMYKGKMTVGIVKNDLMVRVVEGKMKDILKMDSVRPMDFTNRPLKEFIYVSSDGFKTEEELQNWIELGIEHAQNKLKQ, from the coding sequence ATGGCGTATGATGAAGATTTAGAAAAACGTTTGGATGCCGCGTTGAATGTTTTCCAAAAAAGCATTTCTAATTATCTATCCAAAAAGAAAATGTTTGGCGGACTCGCCATTATGTATAAAGGAAAAATGACCGTTGGAATTGTGAAGAACGATTTAATGGTACGTGTAGTTGAAGGTAAGATGAAAGATATTTTGAAAATGGATTCAGTAAGACCAATGGATTTCACTAATCGACCTTTGAAAGAATTTATATACGTTTCTTCAGATGGGTTTAAGACCGAAGAAGAACTTCAAAACTGGATTGAATTAGGAATTGAACACGCCCAAAATAAATTAAAACAGTAA
- the tsaD gene encoding tRNA (adenosine(37)-N6)-threonylcarbamoyltransferase complex transferase subunit TsaD, translated as MFYLCTPIFIPNLVEKETIYILAIESSCDDTSAAVLHNDKVISNVVATQKIHEEYGGVVPELASRAHQQNIVPVVHQALLKANIDKKQLSAIAFTRGPGLMGSLLVGTSFAKSLALGLHIPLIEVNHMQAHILAHYIDEETSNKPEFPFLAMTISGGHTQIVKVNDYFDMEILGETLDDAVGEAFDKSAKILGLPYPGGPLVDKHAKLGDPKRFPFPKPKVGELDFSFSGLKTSILYFIQRETKKNPKFVEENLDDICASIQYTITNILMDKLKKAVKETGINRIAIGGGVSANSGIRNVLKNAEKNYGWSTYIPKFEYCTDNAAMIGIVGYYKFKKKMFATQEITAKARYVI; from the coding sequence ATGTTTTACCTTTGTACTCCAATTTTTATTCCAAACCTAGTGGAAAAAGAAACAATTTATATTCTTGCGATCGAATCATCATGTGATGATACTTCTGCTGCCGTTTTGCACAATGACAAAGTCATTAGTAATGTGGTTGCAACTCAAAAAATTCATGAGGAATATGGGGGAGTTGTACCCGAACTTGCCTCGAGGGCGCATCAGCAAAATATTGTACCTGTCGTGCACCAAGCTTTATTGAAAGCAAATATCGACAAAAAACAGTTATCAGCCATAGCTTTTACAAGAGGACCTGGACTCATGGGTTCGCTGTTGGTAGGTACCTCGTTCGCCAAATCTTTGGCATTAGGTCTGCACATACCCCTAATTGAGGTTAACCATATGCAAGCCCATATTCTTGCGCACTATATCGATGAGGAAACTAGCAACAAACCGGAGTTCCCTTTTTTAGCAATGACCATTAGTGGAGGTCACACGCAAATTGTTAAAGTCAATGATTATTTTGATATGGAAATCCTTGGTGAAACTTTGGACGATGCAGTTGGTGAGGCTTTTGACAAAAGTGCCAAAATTCTTGGACTTCCATATCCCGGTGGTCCTTTAGTAGATAAACATGCTAAACTTGGGGACCCAAAAAGGTTTCCTTTTCCTAAACCAAAGGTTGGTGAACTGGATTTTAGTTTCAGCGGATTGAAAACCAGTATTCTCTATTTTATCCAAAGAGAGACAAAGAAGAATCCAAAGTTCGTTGAAGAGAACCTTGATGATATTTGCGCATCAATTCAATACACAATCACCAATATTTTGATGGATAAACTTAAAAAAGCAGTGAAAGAAACTGGAATTAATCGCATTGCCATCGGGGGCGGGGTTTCGGCAAATTCAGGAATAAGAAATGTTTTGAAAAACGCAGAAAAGAATTACGGCTGGTCTACTTATATTCCTAAATTTGAGTATTGTACAGACAATGCTGCTATGATTGGCATTGTCGGCTATTATAAATTCAAAAAGAAAATGTTCGCTACCCAGGAGATTACTGCAAAAGCCAGGTACGTAATTTAA